CCTCGACGTCGATGTTTATGCAACAGTTTTCGATCCTGCACGTGACCGACGAAAAGTTGCGTGAGGGTGTTCGGAACATCTCCGGCCAGCCGTACATTGGTGCTAACGGGGATCTGTTCGTCTTTGTCGTTGACCTTTACCGTAACCAACAGATCCGCCAGCAGCTGGGTAAGGACGATGGCCGCCTGCACACGACCGACATCTTCTTCCAAGCCGTTGAAGACACGGTGTTAGCCCTGCAAAACTTCCTGACCGCCGCCGAAAGCCTGGGGCTGGGGGGCGTCGTGCTCGGTTCAATCAAAGATGACCCGGCCGAACTGGTCAAGGTCTTGAACATGCCCAAGATGACCCTGCCGTTGTTGGGGTTGCAAGTGGGGGTTCCCGACCAAGAACCGCAATTAAAGCCGCGTTTGCCACAAAACCAAATTGCCTTTGAAAATCACTACCCAACCGACTTTAAGGTGGGGGATCTAAAGGACTACGACGAAGTGGTCACGACTTACTACGACTTGCGTGATGCCAACCGGCGGATCGATTCCTTTACCAAGCAAATTTCCGGAGCCAAGCTGGCCGTTCACGACACGACCAGGGATAAGCTAGCCGCCACCATCCAAGCCCAGGGAATGGCACTCGACTGGGGCAAAAACTAGCCGGCGCCCCGACTTTTTGGTATTCTAAAGGAGCCACCGTAGCTTAATAGGTAGAGCGTCATTCATGGTAAGGATGAAGGAGCTGGTTCAACCCCAGCGGGTGGCTTAGGGAAAGTGCGACTAACCTTTTCGACGGGCCGTTGGACTAAGCTAGGACGGGGGTTGGGGCGGAACGCACCGTTCTCCGGCCGTACTTAGGCACTAGGCCCGTGGTTGGGAGCACGTTATTAGAAGTGCGAATCAACCATTGGGCAGGACGTTTGAGTTGTTACAGAATGTAGCCGGGAGAAGGTAACGGTTCTCCTGGCTTTTTAATTACAAAAAGTAAGAAACAATGTTGACAATTGGGAGGGGTTCTCCTAAAATAATGAGTAATGAATGAGAAAATGCTGTGAATGGATGAGTAGTTTTTTAGGATGTCAAGAAGCGAGCCGGAGGTGGTGAAAGCCGGTGACAGTACAAAAGATGAAGATGGTCCAGGAGTGTTTTGATCGGTGAGCCCATGGTAAATTGATCACGGTTAACGTCCGCTATTGCGTTGCGCCCTCCCGGTTGGGGTGGCGCTTGAGGGTCCCAATGGGGCTGAAAACGGGTGGTAACACGGCTCAAGTAGTGCGTCCCGGAAAAGGCAGGTGCCTTTTCCGGGATTTTTTTGTTTTAAGGAGGAGAAAAGAGGATGCGCAAGTACCGGTGGTGGCTAGTAGCCATCTTGATTATTATTTTAGCGGCATTTGGTTTACACTTGGCCACTAGTAGTAAGGTCAGTCAACACACCGTAACGGTCGGGGCGATTGGACCGGACGTTCAGGTCTGGCAACACATCGCAAAGTCTAAGGCGGCTAAGAAAGCGGGTATTAAGATTAACGTTAAATCCTTTACCGATCCGATTGGCCTTAATAAGGCAACGGCTAGTGGTGAAATTGACGTGAATGCCTTTCAGTCTTGGTCGTACTTAGAGACATACAACAAGCAAAATAAAAAGGCTCAGTTAGCTGCATTGGGGACGACCTACTTAGAACCAATGGGAATTTATTCGAAACGATACAAGAAGGTTAGCGATTTACCAAACGGGGCAACAATTGCGATCGCCAATAATCCGGCTAACACCGCTCGTGGATTGCTCTTGTTACAAAGTGCTGGGTTGATCACCTTAAAAAAGGGCTTTGGCGTCACGTCTGGAACTAACGAGATTGCATCTAATCCACGCCATTTCAAGTTCGAAGAGATTGATGATACGACTGGACCACGGGTCTTAAACTCTGTCGATGCCGTATTGATCGGAAATACGATCGCCTTGACCGGTCACTTGAACGTCTTAACCGATTCGATTTACCACGAAAAAATCGATCAAACGACGAAGAATAACATTAATATTTTAGCAACCGCCAAGAAGAACGCTCACAACCAGACCTACCTGAAATTAGTTAAGCTTTACCACAATCAGCAAATTCAGGAATGGATCAAAAAGAAGTACCAAGGAACTAAGGTGGAAGTCAATAAACCCCTCTCGTACCTTGAAAAGTAGTAACCCTACTTTTCAACCAAGTTTGGTGACCCAAACAAGATTATCTGGTATGATGAATTATGCAACAAAAAAAGGCGCCCCTTCGCGTCTTTTTTGATCAAGGAAATTTTGGGTACGGTGGAGTCTGTCAGAAAGGTTTTGTATGTCTTTTATCATAACGCTCACGGGAATTTTATTCGTTACGCAACTGGTTTCCCACTTCTTTAACCGCTGGGGAATCCCAGACGTGATCGGCCAAATTTTAGTCGGGATCGTGGCGGGGCCGGCCGTTTTGGGTTGGATTCACCAGACCGCAATGATTGAGGAGTTCCAAGAGATCGGCGTGATCGTTCTAATGTTTATCGCCGGGTTGGAAAGCGACCTGTCACTGCTGAAAAAATACCTCAAACCGGCGATGGCCGTCGCGGTGGGGGGGATGGCCCTGCCGATCGCAGTCATGGGCCTAGCCTCGCAATTGTTTGGCCTCCAGTGGTTTGAGTCACTCTTTATCGGGGTGATTTTCTCGGCCACCTCGGTTTCGATTTCGGTGGCCGTCTTGCGCGAGTTTAACCAGATCGACAGCAAGGAGGGGGCGACGGTCCTCGGAGCGGCCGTGGCCGATGACATCGGTGGGGTTTTGATCCTGAGTGTCTTAATCTCCTTGATGAACGGTAAGGGTGGTGAATCGTCAACCAGCCTGCCGCTGATCATTATGATGCAAGCGATCTTCTTTGGCGGGACCTACCTGCTGGTCCGCTGGCTAGCCCCGTACCTGATGCACTTGAGCAAGCGCCTGTTGACGACGGCGGCCCCCGCCGTGATGGCAATGATCTTGTGCTTGGGGATGGCTTCGTTGGCCGACCTAGTTCACCTAAGCGGGGCAGTGGGGGCCTTTTTTGCCGGGATTGCCGTTGCTAACACCAAGGCCCGCCACGACATCGCCGAAGCCTTCGAGCCGCTTGGCTACGCCGTTTTCATCCCGGTTTTCTTCGTCAACGTGGGGCTGGTGATGCGCCTGAACCACTTCTTGGACTCACTGGTCTTCATCGTGGTAATGACGATTTTGGCCTGCCTGACCAAGTTGATTGGTTCCGGTGGTGGGGCCATGCTGATGGGCTTTGATCGCCAGTCTGGTTACGTGATTGGGAGCGGGATGATTGCCCGCGGGGAAATGGCTTTGATCACCGCCCAGATTGGGTACGAGGCCCACCTCCTGTCGTCTAAGTACTATTCCGACGTGATCACGGTGGTTGTGTTGGCGACTGTCTTGGCGCCCTTCATTTTAAAGCACGCCTTAAAGCGGCTGCACCACCCCGTAACTTATTAAAGCAAAAGAGCATTCCGACCTAGCTGGCTGGAATGCTCTTTTTTATCTTTGTGGTTCCGTGGGGGGGTCAATGGTTAAGTACTGGCTGGCCGCCCCGGTTAAAGCGGGCGTGACCGGCCCTAGCGTTAGCATCGTCAAGGCGTGCATCGCTCGGGTCGCCATCGTGTACAAGAGCCCGGTAGCTTGGTCGCCGAGGTGGGCGGCCGAGACGTTAGCGATCACCACGCCGTCGAATTCGAGCCCCTTAGCCAGGTAAATTGGCAAGATCAAGACCCCACTGGGGAGCTGGCTGTCTTCTTCGCTCAGGCGGTGCAGGTCAGTTACTTGGCCGTAGAGGTGGTGGTAAACCTGGCTGGCCTCTTCTTGATCCCTGGTCAAAACGGCGACGGTGGGAAATCGTTGCTGCATGGCTTGGACCGCCTTGATTAAGCCGGTTTGCCAGGCCGCTTGCCCGTAATGAACCTGAAGCTTGGCCGGGTCCCCGTGGCGGGCGAAGGCGGTGATTTCATCGCCGTCGGGCAACAGGGATTTGGCGAAGGTGGTGATTTCAAAGGTGGACCGGTAAGAGCGGCGTAGGGCAATTAAGCGGGGGTGCTTAGCCGCTAGGGCGTCGCCAACCCGGTTCAAGAGGGTTTCTGGTAACTCGAGCGGTTTGAAGAGGGCCTGCTCGGCGTCGCCAATTACGGTAAACTTAGCGTCCGGAAAGGCGTGCTTGAGGTAGATCAAGGTCGCCAGCGAGTAGTCTTGCATCTCGTCAATGAAGACGTATTGGAAACTGCGGTTTTGCCCCCCACCGGTCAAAAGGTCGCGCAGGTATAAGAAGGGAGCGGTGTGGACTAGCTTGATCCGGTGAAATTCAACGCCGTGACTAAAGTCGGTGGCCAGTTGCTGTTGCACTGCTTCCGTGATGGGGCCGGTCAGGGGCAAGTGAAGCAGGAACTGGCGGTAGAGGGCGTGAAAGTCCAAAAAGTAGTTGTTGTAAATGGCGTCGGCGACCACCCGGAGCCGTTTTTTCGCCCAGCGGCGGGCTAGGTAGGCGGCTTGGGCCTGTTCATCCGCAAAGTCATCGATCGTCTTTTGGCCGTAGAGGGCGTGAAGCTCTTGGTTGGACAGGGTGTCGAGCTCTTTGGCTACCCAGTCGCGCTTGGCTTCGGTGGTAGCTAGGTGCTGAAGGCGGCGGAGCAGGGCGTTTTTGACCTTAACTAGCCGGTCGGCCACCGTCATTTTAGCGACCTGGTGGTGATAGATGCTGGCGATCGCTTCTTTGGTAAACAGGGTGCGCCCTTCAAAGGTCAGGTCGGCGAACTGGAGGGGGGCTTGGCTGTTGGCCAGTTGGTCGACGTAGTCCTTGACGGCGGCCATGCTAGCGGCGCCCTCCAACCAATCCGCTACCGGGTGGGGGGCATTGGATTGCTGGCGGGTTTCGTAGCGGTCAAAGAGTGATTCAACTTGTAGCCCTTCAAAGCGGCGGGCTAAGAAGTTAGGCAGGGTTACCTGGCGCATGTTACGTTCACCAAGCGAGGGCAGGACCGAAGCGATGTAGTGGGAGAACAAGAGGTTAGGTGAGAAGAGGACGATTTGGTCGGCGTTCAGCGATTCACGGGCGTGGTAGAGCAGGTAAGCAATCCGCTGGAGGATCGCCGAGGTCTTCCCGGAGCCGGCCACCCCTTGGACCACCATCAAATCGGCGGTGGTGTTTCGAATGATGTCGTTTTGTTCCTTTTGGATCGTGGCGACGATGTTTTGCATCGCCTGATCGTTTTGCCGCCCCAGGGCCGCTTGCAGCATGGCGTCGCCGACCGTTTCATTGGTGTCAAACATGTTTTCAATCTGGCCGTCATGGATGGTGAACTGGCGCTTTTTAACCAGGGTCGTCCGTTGGGTGCCGGCCGGGGTTTGGTAAGTTACCGGGCCCAGGGTGCCATTGTAATACACCCCGGCAATCGGTGCGCGCCAATCGTAAATCAAAAAGTCGGTCCGGTCCTCATTCATTAAAGAGGCCGTGCCAATGTACAGGGACTCGGCTTCTGCTTGCCCCGGGTCTTGAATGTCGATGCGGCCAAAGTAGGGTTGGGCCCGCAACCGTTTTAGGGTGTCCAGTTGGTGAGCCAGGATGGTTTCGTTTTCGCTGGCCCGGGCCACCAGTTGGCGCTGTTGTTCGATTTCGGACCGTGATTCGGCAATGTCGTCGATTTCGTAGCGGTTAATTGAGGCGTTTTCGCTGTAGTTTTGCTCCACCGCCCGGGTTTCTTGGTGGGCGGCCGCTAGCGCTTGTTTGGCCCCTTCAATTTGGCGGTCGATTTCCTTGATTACCGTATCCACCCGCGCTTGTTCTCGTTGTTGTTCCGTTAGTTCAGTCACCAAATGACCCCCCAAATAAAAAATTGTCAATCCATTGTAGCACTCGGTACCCATCAATTAACAGAAATCTGCTAGTTAACTTTGGCCGGGTGAGAATTTAATTTGTGGGGGATTATCCGTGTTGCCCCCGGTTGAAAAATGGTAACATAAGAGGGATAAACATTACGAAAAAAACAAAAATTGAAAAGGGGGGTGATGAGTCGTGGAAAACCTGGCGATTGTTGACCTGGGCTCTAATTCCGTCCGCATGGCAATCACGGAAATTGCCGACAACGGGGACTTTCGGGAGATCAAGCGGGTCAAGGAAAACACCCGCTTGTCCGAGGGAATGGGAACAGAGAAGATCCTCCAACCGCAAGCAATTGAACACACGATTGCGGCCTTAAAACGGTTCAAGCGACTTTATCAGGGTTTGCCCAACCTGCAGGTGCGGGCGATCACCACGGCGGCCGTCCGCCAAGCAAAAAACCGCCGCGAGTTTTTGGACCGGGTCAAAAAAGAGACCGGCCTGGAATTTCAGGTGCTGTCCGGGCGCAAGGAGGCCTACTACGACTACCTAGGGGTGGTGCGCACTTTAAAACTGAGCCACTGCCTGATTTTAGACGTGGGCGGTGCCAGTAGCGAGTTGATCCTCGTTCAACACAAGAAGGCCCGCGACCTAATCTCGCTGCCGTTTGGGGCGGTTAACCTGTCGGAACAGTACCACCTGGGCGGCTTCGTACGAGCCGACGACCTCTTCCGTGCCCAGTCAATGGTCATGGAGCGCTTCAACAAGATCCCGTGGTTGCGCTACGCCACCCGGGTACCGATCGTCTTGTTGGGCGGGGCCAACCGGACCCTAGCCCGGATGACCTACGCCCACCGGCGCCAGCACGGGAATTCCTTTCACGGCTACCGGCTGTCGTCCAAGGTGGTGTACGGTACCTACCGGGAGCTATTGAACCGTAACCTAGCCCAACGCAAGAAGATGCCGGGACTAGAGGCCGACCGCGCCGACATCATCATTGGGGGGATGTTACCCCTGGTGTGCTTGTTGCAACGTAATAGCGACGGGCGGGTAATTTTCTCGGAATCCGGCGTGCGGGAAGGGATCATTACCGAGTACATTCAAAAACGGCAGAAGGGGGAGCAAAATGGCTAAGGACTGGACCCACGGTTTTTACAAGCGGAGTGCGCAGGAACGGCGTAGCTTGGTTAAACAAGCGAGCGCCCTTAGTGATCAGCAAGCCCAAACCCTAGCCAACCAAGCCACCCAGCTCGGCGATCAACTGGTGGAAAACTACCTAACCGACTACCACCTGCCCGAGGGCCTCTTGGTCGGGTTAGTGGTCAACGGCCAAGACTACATCCTGCCAATGGTCACCGAGGAGCCATCGGTGATTGCCGCCGCTAGCAACGGTAGCCAGCGGGTTGCCAAGAGCGGCGGCTTTGTAGCCACGGCAGGGCCCCGGGCGCTGGTGGGGCAAGTCGTCTTGTGTGACGTGGTAGACTTTGGCGCCACCAAGGACTGGCTGCTGGACCACCAGGAACCAATCCTGGCGGTGGCCAATGACGCCCACCCGTCGATGCAAAAACGGGGCGCCGGAGCCAAAGGGATCCGGGTACGGATTGAACCACCCTTTGTTAGCCTCGACCTCTTGATCGACGTCTCCGAGGCGATGGGGGCCAATTCGGTCAACACGATGGCCGAAGCGGTTGGCGCCTGGCTAAAGGAGCAGGGCTACCAGGTCCTCACCGCCATCTTAAGCAACCTAGCCACCGACAGCTTACAGACGGTGACCTGTCAAATCGATCCGGCCCACCTGGCCACGAGCGAAATGGACGGGGTGACGGTGGCCAAGCGGATTGCCTTGATGAGTGACCTGGCCCAGGTGGACGTTTACCGGGCCACCACCCACAACAAGGGGATCATGAACGGGATCGACGCCCTGGTCCTCGCTAGCGGTAACGACTGGCGGGCAATCGAAGCCGGCGCCCATGCTTACGCCGCCAAAGACGGCCACTACCGGGGGCTGGCGACCTGGCAATTTAAGGACGGCCGCCTGGTCGGGGAGCTAACCCTGCCAATGCCGATTGGCGTGGTTGGCGGTTCGATCAAGCTGACTCCCCAATCCCAGGTCAATTACCAAATATCGCAAATTAAGAGTGCCAAGGAACTGGCGGGTGTAATCGTTGCCGGGGGCTTGGCCCAAAACTTAGCGGCCTTGCGGGCCCTGGCCACCACCGGTATCCAAGCGGGGCACATGAAACTCCAGTACCGCTCCCTAGCACTTAGCGTGGGAGCGACAACCGCCGAGGCGCCCGTCCTCGCTAAGCAGTTAGCGGCGGCGGGACACGCTGATCGGCAGGTAGCTAGCGAACTGCTGGCCCAACTCAGAAAGGAAGCACACGATGGCAGAAGAGAAGATTGAACTATCAGCACCAGTTAAGGAATTGTTGGACGAAGTCGATGCCTTGTACCCCTTAGGGATGGTCCACGTTGACTTCACTGGTGACAAGAGTGGCTTTGTTCGCCACGACCAGGCCAACCTAAAGCAGGTACCGGGGATGATGGTGGTCCAAGTCAGCGACCTGACGGAGCCCAACTACACGGCTTCCCACGAGCTCTTGCACCTTTACTACACCCTCAAGCAATACCCGCAGGTGCTCTTCAACCTAACTTGGGGTGACGAGGATTTAGACGATCAGTCGCGGATGTTTGCCACCGGCCTGTACGACGCGGTGATGCACCGCTTGATCGTGGCCGAACAACGCAAGCGCGGCCTGATTAACGACCAAATTGAACAAGAGTACTTAATGGGGTTAAAGGACGCCCTGCCAAAGGAGGACGCCGACCCGCTAGCTAGTGCGGACCAGAAGATGAACACCCTGGTGCGGGTGATTAACCTCTTTGACGCCCTGACCTTTTACGGCGAGCACCTGGCTGCGGTTGAAAAAGAGTTGGTCGCCAACTACCCCTACGCCCTTTCCGTGGCGAAGGAGTGGCAAGCTAAGCTCTTCAACCGGCCAATGGAAACGCCGTGGGAAACCCGGCGCACGATCGTTAACCTCTTTAAGCTGGTTGACGAACAGATGCGTAGTTGGGGGCTGCCGGTCTTAAACAACCAGCGTTACACGACCGTGACCCCGGTCTTGTCCGAGCGTCAATTACGGCTGGAAGTTAAGCAGGTCTTTGAAATTTACCGCTCCGACATGCAGTTAAAGGGTAACCAGGGGGATGCCTACGCCGGCTTACGGCGCGGCGACGGGCAAAACTCCTTTGTCATCCCGATGCCGGAGAAAAACAGCCCGGCCGAATTCGTCAAGCTCTACGCTGAACCCGTACAAGAATTTTTGGAGAAACGCGGCTTTCCGTACACCGTTCGGGAGGGATAACCATGCTAGAACAACAAGCCTTGTTTGATCAGGCCCACCAGATCGTCTTTTTGACCGGGGCGGGGGTTTCGACCGCCTCGGGGATTCCCGACTTTCGCTCGGCCAACGGGCTGTACAAACAAAACCAAAACGCAGAGTACTTCTTGAGCCACCGCTATTTTCAAAGCGATCCGGAAGGGTTTTACCAGTTTTGCAAGGATAACCTTTACTTCCCGGACGCCAAGCCGAACGTGATTCACGAAAAGCAGGCTGCCTACACCAAGCTCGATAAGGCAACGGTGATCACCCAAAACATCGATAACCTGTACGAGCTGGCCGGGACCAAGCGCTTAGTCGACTTTCACGGCAACCTATTTGACGTCTACTGCGAAAAATGTGGCGCCCACGTGCCAGTTGAAGAGTACCTAACTAGTCGCCTGCACAAGCTTGACCAAGGGCCGCTGCGCCCTAACATCGTCTTGTATGACGAGGGAATTTCCCAGGTGGCGATAAACCAGTCCTTAGCCGCCATGCAAGCGGCCGACCTGATTGTGGTGGTGGGGACCTCGATGAAGGTTTACCCCTTTGCTAGCTTGTTGGAATACGCCAAGCCGGGGGTTAAGATCCTGGCCGTTAACCAAGAGCCGCTGGAGTTGCCGGGCAACTTTGAAATGGTGGTGGCTGACGCCACGGACTTCTTTGGGCAGCTGGAGGTTCGGTAAAGAGTAAGTGCGACCCAATCTATCAAACAGGCCGTATGACTAAGCTAGGGCAAAGGTTGGTGCCTTGGCGCCGTTCTTTGCCCGTACTTAGGCACTAGGCGGGTTGTCGACGACGCTTTTTATGTAACACTTAAAAATCCAAAAGAGGCTAGGAAATTTTCCCAGCCCCTTTTTCGTCTAAATTGAGATTCAGAAAATTAATTGCGGAGGTTTAAATGACTAGAGTGGTGAAGCGCACCATCAATATCATGTTGGTGTGCCAATTTTTGATTTGTTTGGGGATGAGCCTGATTTTCCCGGTGGAGCCGGCGATCAAACAGGCTTACCACCTATCGGCCTTTGACATGGGGGTGATGGCCGCCCTCTTTGCCCTAGTCCAATTCGTGGCCTCACCGGTGGTCGGTCGGGTTTCGGATAAGTGGGGGCGCAAGCAGATGCTGGTTTGGGGCTTAGGCATCTTTGCCGGTGCCGAGTTCTTGTTTGCGGCCTGTAACTCGCTGGCCGCCTTTAATACCTCACGGGCGATTGACGGGTTGGCGGCGGCGATGTTTGTTCCAACCTCGATGGCCCTAGCCGCCGACATCACCACCCCGGCGCAGCGGGCTAAGGTGATCGGCTGGCTGTCGGCCTCTTTTTCCGGCGGGCTGATCTTGGGCCCCGGGATTGGTGGAATTTTGGCCGCCGACAACTTCAAGTTACCCTTCTGGGTGGCCGGAGTGTTAGGGGTTATTTCGACGATCGTGGCCGCCATTTGGTTGCCTAGCGATGAAAAGGTGGGGGTTACCCACCACGAAGAACACCGCCAGGAGAAGTCGACGATGACGGCGTTAAAGGAGATTTGGTCGCCAACCGTGAGCCTGCTCTTCTTGATGATTTTAGTGGCCGCCTTCGGGTTGGCCGGGTTTGAGGCGATTTACTCGCTGTACGTCAACCAGGTGCACGGCTTTGACCTGGGCCAAATCGCCTTGGTCTTGACCTTAAACGGAATCATTTCCTTGGTCCTGCAGGTCTTTTGCTTTGAAGCGATGGTTAAGTGGCTTGGGGAGTTGCGCTTGGTTCGCTGGGCCTACTTGCTAGCGGCGGTCGGGACGGTCTTTGTCATTTACGACGGCATCGCTTGGCAAATTACCTTAGCGACCCTGGTCGTCTTTGAAGCCTTTGACCTCTTACGCCCGGCGATTACCACCCTGTTGACCGACCTGGGGGAAGACAACCAGGGCTTGATTAACGGGATGAACATGTCCTTAACTAGCGTCGGTAACGTGATTGGGCCGCTAATGGCCGGGGCCTTGTTGGATCGCAACTACCTGTACCCTTACTGGGTGGTAATTGCCTTTCTGTTAGTGGCCTGGGTGTTGACCTTCGCCGTCCGGCGCCGCTTTAGGGCCTAGGCGCTTGCAAACGAAGCTGGATTGGCGCAAGATACACTAAAAGGAGGGGATTGAAATGAAGGTCACCGTTGGCTTGACGACCTGGAGCGAACACCCCAGTTTGATTAACAACGCCCGCAAGAAAACGACCTTAAAGGAGTACGGCCAACACTTTCCGGTGGTCGAGGTTGATACCTTCTTTTACGCCCTGCCCCAGCTCATGACGGTGCAAAAGTGGCTAACCGACGTGGCCCCGGGCTTTCAGTTTATCGTTAAGGCCCACCAGGTGATGACCGGACACCAGGAAGCCGTTGGCGGCCCCCAGGCCGTCTTCACCCAGTTCAAACAGGTCGTGGCGCCGTTAGTTAGCACCGGTCAGCTTAAAACGGTCCTCTTCCAGTTTCCACCCTACTTTGACGCCCGGACCGAACACATCGAGTACCTACGCACGGTGCGGGAACTGATGGGGAACCTGCCGGTCGCCGTCGAGTTGCGTAACCTTTCCTGGTACCAATCGGGAGTGGGCGATGCACTGGTCAATTATTGCCGTGACCTAAAGCTGACCCTGGTGGCCGCCGATGAACCCCACCAAACCCAGGGCGGAATTCCCTTTTTCTTGACTACTACGACGCCGCACCTAACCCTGATCCGCCTGCACGGGCGCAACCAAGCCGGCTGGCAGGCCGGGGGCAAGGACTGGCGGGGCAAGCGGACCCTGTACCGATACTCGGCGAGCGAACTAACCGACCTGGCCCAAGCAATTCAAGAACAACAGCCGCAACCAAAAGAAACTTGCGTCATCTTTAACAACAACTCGGGGGGCGATGCGGCCGACAACGCCGTCGCCCTCAGCCGGCAAATGGATTTACACTTTACGGGCCTGACCAAACAGGACCCGACCCAACTAGAACTCTTTTGAAGTCACGCGGTTTTGCGCCAGTTTGGTTCGAAATCGGCGTGGCTTTTTGCTATACTGGAAGTTAACGAAAAAACGATTATCGGAAAAGAGGTCCCGCTGTATGGCTGAACAACCAACCTACTACATCACAACACCAATCTATTACCCATCCGGACGACTTCACATCGGTAACTCCTACACGACGGTTGCCTGTGACGCCGAGGCCCGCTTCAAGCGGCTCAGTGGTTTTGACGTGTTCTTTTTAACCGGGACGGACGAACACGGGCTAAAGATTGAACAAAAGGCCGAAAAATTAGGTAAGGATCCGCAAACCTACGTCGATGAAATGGCGGCTGGTATCAAGGAACTGTGGCAAAAACTGGAAATCACCAACGACAAGTTTATCCGTACCACCGATGGCTACCACGAAGCCGCCGTTCAAAAGATCTTCCAACAACTCCTCGACCAAGGAGATATCTACAAGGGCGAATACGTGGGCTGGTACTCGGTCGATGACGAAGAGTACTTCACCGAAAGCCAACTCAAGGAAGTCTTCAAGGACGAAAACGGCCAGGTAACCGGTGGGATTGCCCCGTCTGGCCACGAAGTTCAACTGGTGAAAGAAGAGTCCTACTTCTTTAAGATGAGCAAGTACGCCGATTGGCTGATGGACTACTATAAGGCCCACCCCGACTTCATCCAGCCAGAATCGCGGATGAACGAAATGGTTAAGAACTTCTTGGAACCAGGCTTAGAGGACCTGGCCGTAACCCGGACCTCCTTTAACTGGGGGGTCAAGGTGCCAAACGACCCGAAGCACGTGGTCTACGTGTGGATCGACGCCTTATCCAACTATATTACCGCCCTGGGCTACGGCAGCGACGACGACAGCCTCTTTAAGAAGTACTGGCCAGCCGACGTTCACATGGTTGGTAAAGAGATTATCCGGTTCCACACCATTTACTGGCCAATCATGCTCCACGCCCTGGGCTTGCCACTGCCTAAGCACGTCATCGGCCACGGCTGGTTGACGATGAAGGACGGCAAGATGTCCAAGTCCAAGGGGAACGTGGTTTACCCAGAAACCCTGATTGACCGTTACGGCTTAGACGCCACCCGTTACTACCTGTTACGGGCGATGCCGTTTGGAAATGACGGGGTCTTCTCACCGGAAGACTTCGTCGAAAAGGTTAACTACGACCTGGCTAACGACCTGGGGAACCTCTTGAACCGGACCGTGGCGATGGTCAACAAGTACCAAGCCGGCAAGTTGGTGGGTCAACCAGGGGCCACGACCGACTTTGATGCTGACTTAGAGCAAGTGGCCCAAGACGCCCTGGTGGAATACCGGGAATTGATGGATCAGACCCGCTTTGCCGACGCCCTGTCCGCCATCTGGAAGTTGATCGCCCGGGCCAACAAGTACATTGACGAAACCGAACCGTGGGTCTTGGCCAAGGATGAACAACAAGCACCCGTCTTAAGCGATGTTTTGACCCACCTGGCCAAGTCATTGCGGATGGTAGCGGCCATGCTGCAACCAATCATGCCAACGGCACCCAAGGAAATCCTGGGCCAACTGGGCCTAGCCAAGGAAGCCATTTCCATCTCTGACCTCTCCTTTAACGACTTCCCGGCCGAAGTAGTGGTGGTTGAAAAGGGAACGCCGATCTTC
The nucleotide sequence above comes from Limosilactobacillus fermentum. Encoded proteins:
- a CDS encoding NADPH-dependent oxidoreductase, whose product is MLHNPVVDQITNHRSIRKFKDQTLTAEQLQTLYAAASQTSTSMFMQQFSILHVTDEKLREGVRNISGQPYIGANGDLFVFVVDLYRNQQIRQQLGKDDGRLHTTDIFFQAVEDTVLALQNFLTAAESLGLGGVVLGSIKDDPAELVKVLNMPKMTLPLLGLQVGVPDQEPQLKPRLPQNQIAFENHYPTDFKVGDLKDYDEVVTTYYDLRDANRRIDSFTKQISGAKLAVHDTTRDKLAATIQAQGMALDWGKN
- a CDS encoding MetQ/NlpA family ABC transporter substrate-binding protein, coding for MRKYRWWLVAILIIILAAFGLHLATSSKVSQHTVTVGAIGPDVQVWQHIAKSKAAKKAGIKINVKSFTDPIGLNKATASGEIDVNAFQSWSYLETYNKQNKKAQLAALGTTYLEPMGIYSKRYKKVSDLPNGATIAIANNPANTARGLLLLQSAGLITLKKGFGVTSGTNEIASNPRHFKFEEIDDTTGPRVLNSVDAVLIGNTIALTGHLNVLTDSIYHEKIDQTTKNNINILATAKKNAHNQTYLKLVKLYHNQQIQEWIKKKYQGTKVEVNKPLSYLEK
- a CDS encoding cation:proton antiporter, yielding MSFIITLTGILFVTQLVSHFFNRWGIPDVIGQILVGIVAGPAVLGWIHQTAMIEEFQEIGVIVLMFIAGLESDLSLLKKYLKPAMAVAVGGMALPIAVMGLASQLFGLQWFESLFIGVIFSATSVSISVAVLREFNQIDSKEGATVLGAAVADDIGGVLILSVLISLMNGKGGESSTSLPLIIMMQAIFFGGTYLLVRWLAPYLMHLSKRLLTTAAPAVMAMILCLGMASLADLVHLSGAVGAFFAGIAVANTKARHDIAEAFEPLGYAVFIPVFFVNVGLVMRLNHFLDSLVFIVVMTILACLTKLIGSGGGAMLMGFDRQSGYVIGSGMIARGEMALITAQIGYEAHLLSSKYYSDVITVVVLATVLAPFILKHALKRLHHPVTY
- the helD gene encoding RNA polymerase recycling motor HelD, with product MGTECYNGLTIFYLGGHLVTELTEQQREQARVDTVIKEIDRQIEGAKQALAAAHQETRAVEQNYSENASINRYEIDDIAESRSEIEQQRQLVARASENETILAHQLDTLKRLRAQPYFGRIDIQDPGQAEAESLYIGTASLMNEDRTDFLIYDWRAPIAGVYYNGTLGPVTYQTPAGTQRTTLVKKRQFTIHDGQIENMFDTNETVGDAMLQAALGRQNDQAMQNIVATIQKEQNDIIRNTTADLMVVQGVAGSGKTSAILQRIAYLLYHARESLNADQIVLFSPNLLFSHYIASVLPSLGERNMRQVTLPNFLARRFEGLQVESLFDRYETRQQSNAPHPVADWLEGAASMAAVKDYVDQLANSQAPLQFADLTFEGRTLFTKEAIASIYHHQVAKMTVADRLVKVKNALLRRLQHLATTEAKRDWVAKELDTLSNQELHALYGQKTIDDFADEQAQAAYLARRWAKKRLRVVADAIYNNYFLDFHALYRQFLLHLPLTGPITEAVQQQLATDFSHGVEFHRIKLVHTAPFLYLRDLLTGGGQNRSFQYVFIDEMQDYSLATLIYLKHAFPDAKFTVIGDAEQALFKPLELPETLLNRVGDALAAKHPRLIALRRSYRSTFEITTFAKSLLPDGDEITAFARHGDPAKLQVHYGQAAWQTGLIKAVQAMQQRFPTVAVLTRDQEEASQVYHHLYGQVTDLHRLSEEDSQLPSGVLILPIYLAKGLEFDGVVIANVSAAHLGDQATGLLYTMATRAMHALTMLTLGPVTPALTGAASQYLTIDPPTEPQR
- a CDS encoding Ppx/GppA family phosphatase, producing MENLAIVDLGSNSVRMAITEIADNGDFREIKRVKENTRLSEGMGTEKILQPQAIEHTIAALKRFKRLYQGLPNLQVRAITTAAVRQAKNRREFLDRVKKETGLEFQVLSGRKEAYYDYLGVVRTLKLSHCLILDVGGASSELILVQHKKARDLISLPFGAVNLSEQYHLGGFVRADDLFRAQSMVMERFNKIPWLRYATRVPIVLLGGANRTLARMTYAHRRQHGNSFHGYRLSSKVVYGTYRELLNRNLAQRKKMPGLEADRADIIIGGMLPLVCLLQRNSDGRVIFSESGVREGIITEYIQKRQKGEQNG